The DNA sequence AGTCTTCAAATAGTTATGGCTCTTCAGATATCGTTACCTATCCTTATGTTATTGAAGAAAATGGACTTGGGAAGATATACTATGAGTTTTCAGATAAAGATTACAAGATTCAAAATATATTGTCATCAGATATCGGAAATTATAATGATTGGAAGTATGGCTTACCCCTAAACCAGAAATATGTGAATAAGAATGGACAAACAGTAAAAACCATTGAATATGAGTATCAATTTAATACCATAAAAAACGGACTTTCTGGCTTTAATACGAATGATCCATCTAAGATTGCATTTGCAGTAGACATGTTGGTTATGCCCTCTAAGATACAGTTGTCGCCGAGTCAGGGAGGAGAAGGAGATATTTTTATTGTAGAGAATAAGGTAAATTTTATAGAGTCAGCAAAAATTGAAAATACAAAAACCACTGAAAAGGATTTCTTATCAGGACAGGTAATTGAAAAAAATAGTATAAGTACATATTACGATACGGACATTAATAAACCTATCAATGTTAAGACTGTTTCCATAAAATCTCCGGATAATTCAGTTTCGGAGACGACATACCAATATGCTCATGAAAAAGGCAATCAAAAACTTATCAATGCCAATATGATTGGTATTCCTTTAGAAACAAGTGTTGTAGAGAAACCAAATGTTACTGTTGCTGGAAAGACAGTTTCAAGATCCGAAACAAAGTATGACGACCCAGCTCATTTGTTTCCTACTTCCATATTATCATATAATGTGCTAAATAGCGAATCCTCTACAGAAGTTACCTACAATAAATATGATACTAAAGGAAATATCCAGCAGTACACTACCAAAGATGGCATTCCAACAGCTATTGTCTGGGGATATAATAATACCCAGCCCATTGCAAAAGTAGAAGGTGTTTCGTATGACCAACTGGTTAATTTAGGAATTATTACTGCAATTGTAAATGCTTCTAATGCAGATGCCTCTAACCCGGCTAATGAGCCGGCACTCATTACCGCATTGGATACTTTCAGAAAAAACTCAGGTCTGTCTGCTTATCAGGTGTCTACTTATACCTACGATCCATTAATTGGAGTAACAAGCATTACCGCTCCTTCAGGAATTAGAGAAGTTTATATCTATGATACAGCCAACAGGCTCAAAGAAATAAGACAGGACTCCAAAACGGGTAATCTGATTAAAGAATTTAAATACAATTATAAAAATTAACACTTGATGAAAAAGATAAAACAAATCATATCCATTGCCTGTGTTCTTACGGCAAGTTTGATTCATGCACAGCTTTCTACAACAGAAAACTATGTGTACTCAAAAACTTACCTCGATTACAATACCAGCAATGTAGCAACTAAAACTGCAGAAACCGTCCAATATTTCGATGGATTAGGAAGACCTAAACAGGTGGTCAATATAAAAGCCTCTCCAACCGGGAAAGATGTGGTGACCCCTATTGAATACGATGGATTCGGAAGACAGGTGAAAGATTATTTACCCGTCCCACAGTCTAATACATTAAATGGAGCTATTGTTCCAACTCCTTTAGCAAATGTAACAAGTACTCCTTACGGACAGGAGAAGATCTATGCTGAAAAGACATTAGAAAATTCTCCTCTGGACAGACTTCTTGAACAAAAACAAGTTGGAACAGCCTGGAATGATAAACCTGTAAAGTTTGAATATGGTACAAATACATCTACAGAAGTTAAAAAATATGTAACAGTAACTACCTTTCCGGATGATATTACAATTTCAAAATTGGTTTCAGCAACTGCTAATTATGGAGCTAACCAGCTCTATAAAAATACAGTTACTGATGAAGATGGTAATAAAACGGTAGAGTTCAAGAATGGAAAAGGGCAGGTTGTCCTGGTAAGAAAGGTAGTTAGTGCTACTGTCAATGCCGATACTTATTATGTGTATAACGAGTACAATCAGTTGGCTTTTGTGATTCCCCCTGCGGCACCGGCTACAATAGATGATACCGCACTGAATAATTTCTGCTATCAGTACCGATATGATGGAAAAGGCAGACTGGCAGAGAAGAAACTACCCGGTAAAGGATGGGAGCATATGGTTTACGATAAAGCAGACAGGCTTATTTTTACACAAGATGATGTGCTGAGACAACAAGGGAAATGGCTTTTTACAAAATATGATAATGTAGGAAGAGTTATTTATACCGGGATTATACTGGCTGCTCCCAGAGCGTCATTGCAAAAAACTGCAAGTAATTTTGTTGTTACCGATTCAAGAGATATGGTAGGTTTTAATAAAAATGGTATCCAGGTTTACTACACTAATATATTGTTTAACGAGATACAAACTTTATTATCTGTTAATTACTACGATTTTTACGTGGTAGGCGATCCTTTTCCTACTATGGTATTTGATCAGACTGTACTCCCTTCGGATGTACAGCAATATGGAAAAAGTACAAAAGGGCTTCCTCTCTCCAGTCTAGTAAAGAATATTGAAGATGACAATTGGACAAAAACTTATTTCTATTATGATTTTAAAGGCAGGCTCATAAGACAATTTGCTTTCAATCATTTGGGAGGATATCATAATACAGAGAAGCAATTGGATTTTTCTGGAAATCAGCAACAAGTTATTACCCAACATAAAAGACTCGCCACAGATACAGAAAAGATAATAAGAGAAAAATTCACTTATGATAGCCAGAACAGGCTTATAGCTCACAGTCATCAGGTAGATAGTGGACCTCTTGAATTTTTGGCACGAAACAAATACAACGAACTTTCTCAACTAGAATATAAAAAAGTAGGAGGTACTGTTACAGATCCACTCCAACAGATCGATTATAAGTATAATATAAGAGGCTGGATGACCCAGATTAATGATCCTGCTGCTTTAGGAAGTGATCTGTTTGGGTATAAAATCAATTATAATCAGGTTGAAGGATTAGAAACTCCTGATGCATTAGATGCAACATTAAAAGTAAAGCCTAAGTTCAATGGAAATATTGCTGAAGTATCCTGGAAAACCCTAACAGGTCAAAATGAGCCTCTAAGACGCTATGGATATGTATATGATTCTCTTAACAGGCTTACAGCAGGCTTTTACCAGGGAAGCAATCCATCAGCAAAAGAGTATTTTGAAAAGGTAGAATATGATCTTAATGGAAATATCTCCAGATTAAAAAGGTCTCAGGGAATAACTGGTGGAACAACTGCTGGAATGATAGATAATCTTAAATATGATTACCTGGGAAACAGACTCACTAAGGTTACTGATGAACAACAGAATCCCTCTGGCTACCCGTATGTCGTGAGCCCAACTGAAATTGGCTATGATCTGAATGGGAATATGACAAATTATAGGGATAAAGATATCCAAAAGATAATCTATAACTACCTTAATTTGCCTAGTAACATAGAAAAAGGCACTGGTAAAAACAGAGAGTTAACTGATTATATATATAGGGCAGATGGTGTAAAGGTTCGGAAGGTTTTTTCTGGCAGTGTCGTGACCCAGACAGATTATTTGGACGGATTTCAATATAAAGATAATATATTACAGTTTGCTCCTTCAGCAGAAGGCTATTATGATTTTGTAAAAAATAAGTATATTTACAATTATACAGACCATTTAGGAAATGTAAGATTAAGCTATCAGAAGGGGACATCTGGATTAGAGATTATTGAAGAAAATAATTACTATCCATTTGGATTGAAACATGAGGGGTATAATGGTTTAGCTGGAAACCCAGCTTATCAGTATAAGTACCTTGGTAAGGAATTGCAAGAGACTGGTTTTTACGATTTAAATGCTCGTTTTTATATGCCGGATGCTGTGGTTTTTGGACAGCATGACCCTCTTTCTGAAAAGACATTACAACCTTATGCTTATAGTTATAACAATCCCGTCCGTTACGGAGATCCGACAGGATTAAGTGGAAATGATTTTGTTCAAAGGAAAGACGGTTCTATCTATTGGGATAAAAATGCAACCTCTCAAGCTACTACTAAAGCTGGAGAGACATATCTAGGCAAAGATCTCACGTTCACTTTTAATAGTTATATTGACCCCAAATTATGGGATGGCCCATTAGGAGGATTTGCCACAGGAGATAAATTAACTTCTACAATTACAGTTAGTTCAAATACTGATGCTGATAATAATTTATTGTCGATAGATATAAAATCTTCTGAACCTATTGTTCACAAAACAGGCGGTTTAATCCCTAATAATGATTATTTCCCTGGGCAACAAAATGTAGGCTTAAATATAAAAGGTATGAAAAATGGATCTGCTACTTATGAACAACATGCTAGAGTAAATGGTTTTGATAAATTAGGTATTGAGGCTATGGGCTATAGTGCTCCTAATGTTGCTCAAAAATTATCTATTGGCCTTTCTGGTAATAATTTATCGGTTACTGCTGCGACAGATGTTTATCCATCTGCGAAATTAACTGTAAATAGCTCTCAATTGTTTAAATACAATCAACCATCCTTTAAAGCGACTTTTGGAAAGGAATTTGTGGGATATAGAGAATCTAGGAGTTATGGTAATGATGCGCCAATACCTGTTTACAGATCTTTGACTCCATCACCTTCGTTTTACACCCGTTATAAAAAATAGTAATATGAAAAATATAGTAGTTAAAACTATTCTTTATATAGTTATTTGTTATGTAATTTTTATGTTAACGATGCTTGTAATAAATAAAGATTCAAAAGTTGTAAAATTTTCTGATTTAAAAAAAATTGAGGATTATTTTTATTTTTTTTGGTTATTTATCATTCCTGTATTAATTGATTTTCTTTTAATCGGATTGCCCATAATTTTTATTTTAAAAAATAAAAATTATGAAAAAAAATATTTTTATCTCGTTTTCACAGTTGTATTTATAATTGAATATTTTTTTAGTAGTTGGATATATGGTAATCAATCAGCAATTATAAAAGTTATAATATATTTAATTTTATTTGTTTTATTTTTCTACAAAACAATTCGTTTGAAATTTATAGAAACATAAAAAAAACTATGCTAGAGCGAGTATCTTACTCGTGCTTGGAATAATAAATACAAACCTACGCAAAGTCTGGGACTTTGAGCTAAAAATGTACTTCATAAATATGCAGATAACAATTCAATTCAGGAATTGTTTTTCATGTATTTTTTATTTTTAACTTCTAGCAATTGTTGTTTTAGTTGAAATAAGTTACCTATAGCAAAAAACAAAAAGGACAATTACCGAAATGTGGCTTAAAACCCTCGCTTCGCAAAGTCTGTGACTTTGAGTTAATAAAAACAAACCCCGCTCACTGAGCGGGGTTCTTGTTTATCTAAAAGCCTGTTTGGTTTTAAAATTTTGTATGTAGGTATCAATAACATTAAAAAGAATACTTCTCGTATCAGGATCAATTTTTTGGATATCATTTTACGCTGTACGATCTCCTTATCGAATGCGGCGTTTTCGCCCAGCTATCGTGAGCGTCACGCTCGTCTTCGAGTAAGATAAAAGACAAAAATCCAGGGAATATTTTCCTGGATTTCTGTTTGCTAGTATTTGTATGCAATAAAATAGTTATTATCTACTTTAGGAAATAAATTTAAATTTGTAATGTAAGAATGGTAACGAATGTGATGCTTACGCCAGTGTGGGTTCTGACACTTGAACTCCATATGTAAAATAAAATTACTAAACTATGAATGATAATATAATTAATGAATTATACAGCATAAGAAATTTTTTAGATCAAGTTAAAGATTATGTTAATCTAATTAAAGATAAGAAAGATATTTTTGAACTTTCATTTGTTCAAACAAGAGAGCACTTATTTGAAATCTATAATGACAGATTAGATTTCAGTGCTTATTCAAAAGAATATTATGAGGGTTTAGCAGAGACTGTAAAAAGAATGAAAAATTCACCATTAAAAAATGTAAAATTATCTGTCGTTGAGGGCGATAATAAAAGTTGCTCCATTTTCAGTAGTGAAGATTTTAGTATAATTCTAGGGACTATTTTTTATGATAATTGAAGTAGCTAGATTGCTGTCATACGAATGCTCCTATGCAAAGTCTCAAAGTCTGTGAGTTTAAATTAAAATAATTTTCCAGGGAATATTTTCCTGGATTTTTTGCATTTAACTTCCAGCAATTGGTGCTTTAGTTGAAAATACATTATCTATGATAAAAATAAAGATGAGAATTAGTGAAATGTGTTTAAAACCTTAAATTTGTAATATAGAAATGGCAATGAGCGGGGAGGATAGTAAGAAGTGGCAAATAAAAAAGAACCCAGAAATTAAGTTATGTTAGATATATTATATGGAATAATAGCAATTCTAGTTGGAATTTATTTTATATGGTCAACTGCAAAAAAGCCAGCAGCTGTTACTTCTTATTATTCGAGCTCTAGATTTAAAATATATGTTGGAGGGATAATTTTCATAATGGTAGGAATGGTATTAATTATAAAAAAAATACTACACTTTTTTTAAAGTTTTTATATACCCATTGGTCATATCCGCGTAAGATAAAAAAACAAAAATCTAGGAAATATTTTCCTGGATTTTTGTTTGCTAATATTTATAAACTTTGTATTATGGAAATGCGCAATAAAATAGTTATTATCTACTTTAGGAAATAAATTTAAATTTGTAATATTTGAATGGGCAACGGGCATTGCTATCACCAGTAATGGATGTTACTTTATGGAACAGTAACAATTGATTTATAATTTAATAAATGAGCCCTAATAATAGAAATGCAAGAATATAATATTACTATTTTTAGACAGTCTAGAGCTTTATTAAGTCTTTTTTTATCTCCCATACTTTTTATAATTTCATTATTTATTGGAGGTGAGGTAAATTCATTTATAATTACAATTCTACTTTTTATTGTGGGTCTTATGATCATGTATTATTTTGTCATTGGAAATCTCAAAATAATTATTAGAAGTGATGATGAAATGTTTTTTGAGTGGGAAAAGAAATTTATTTTTAATTTTAAATCCATGGTTCCTATTAAGATTAGTGATATAAAAACTATTGTTTTGGACGAAGATCAATTCTTACGAAAAATTAAAACAGATACTATTACGATTTACATCAATAATTCCAAAATCAAACAAAAAGATGCAGATAAATTTATTGATAAATTAAAGGGTGAAGTTAACAAATACAATATTAGAATAATTGATAGTTGGGACGAATTTGATGAAAAGGGATATATCAGGTTAGCTTATAAAATAAATTCGTTTGTTTTAATTGTATCAATTATAGTGATTATAATTTTTACAATTTTGAAAGGCTTTAATCCATTTGCCTTCTCTGTGTTACTGTTATTTATACCACAAATACTTTTATATAGAAAACAAATGAAAAGTAAAATTGATAATTCTTCAAATAAATAAAATTGAAGCTTAAATTGCTGCCCCATGCTTGCCTGAGCGTCACCTTCATTATGGCAAGAATCCTTTCGTCTTGCTTTTTATTCTGATTAATTGGAGAAAGAAATCTAGAATATAATAAATGTAAAAACAAATAAAAATAATGATTTATAGAATATACTTTCCACTCTTTTTTCTAATTATATTTTCAAATAAGTTTTATTCTCAGGTCTATATTAGATGGGAACTGGATAAAAAAAAGGAAAGTGCTGATATTACAATCTATAATGATAGTAAAGAAAATATTATAATTCCTATTGATACATTATCGCTTCAGGCTTATTTCGTTGATAGTAATAAAATATCAGAAGAAAATTGGAACGGAAGTTATCCTTTTTTAGCTCTCACTTTAAATGTATATGATAGCGATACTCAAAATAGAATAGAAACTTATTCAAGTACACCATATTTTGATTTATCGCAATTTGAAAAATTAAAAAATAAGACGGATTCTATTCAAAATGTTCATAATTCCTTATTAAGAAAATGGCAAAGAGCTAATAATATACAGAAAGATTATATAGCCCAAATAAATTATCATTTATTTAAAAGTTTACTTTTTATAAAACCAAAAGATAAAATAGAATTTTCAGTAAATTTTAATTTGTTAAATGTTACAAATCAAGAAAATAGTATACATGATTCCTATCTACTTGAAAAGGGAAAAAATTATAATAGTTCATTAACACTTAATATTGATACGTCAGTTTATAATTACCTTACAAAGACGCAAAAACAAAAATTGAAAAAATATAGATTATTTACTGGTGTACTTGAGATTAATAAAATTACA is a window from the Chryseobacterium sp. T16E-39 genome containing:
- a CDS encoding DUF6443 domain-containing protein — protein: MKKIKQIISIACVLTASLIHAQLSTTENYVYSKTYLDYNTSNVATKTAETVQYFDGLGRPKQVVNIKASPTGKDVVTPIEYDGFGRQVKDYLPVPQSNTLNGAIVPTPLANVTSTPYGQEKIYAEKTLENSPLDRLLEQKQVGTAWNDKPVKFEYGTNTSTEVKKYVTVTTFPDDITISKLVSATANYGANQLYKNTVTDEDGNKTVEFKNGKGQVVLVRKVVSATVNADTYYVYNEYNQLAFVIPPAAPATIDDTALNNFCYQYRYDGKGRLAEKKLPGKGWEHMVYDKADRLIFTQDDVLRQQGKWLFTKYDNVGRVIYTGIILAAPRASLQKTASNFVVTDSRDMVGFNKNGIQVYYTNILFNEIQTLLSVNYYDFYVVGDPFPTMVFDQTVLPSDVQQYGKSTKGLPLSSLVKNIEDDNWTKTYFYYDFKGRLIRQFAFNHLGGYHNTEKQLDFSGNQQQVITQHKRLATDTEKIIREKFTYDSQNRLIAHSHQVDSGPLEFLARNKYNELSQLEYKKVGGTVTDPLQQIDYKYNIRGWMTQINDPAALGSDLFGYKINYNQVEGLETPDALDATLKVKPKFNGNIAEVSWKTLTGQNEPLRRYGYVYDSLNRLTAGFYQGSNPSAKEYFEKVEYDLNGNISRLKRSQGITGGTTAGMIDNLKYDYLGNRLTKVTDEQQNPSGYPYVVSPTEIGYDLNGNMTNYRDKDIQKIIYNYLNLPSNIEKGTGKNRELTDYIYRADGVKVRKVFSGSVVTQTDYLDGFQYKDNILQFAPSAEGYYDFVKNKYIYNYTDHLGNVRLSYQKGTSGLEIIEENNYYPFGLKHEGYNGLAGNPAYQYKYLGKELQETGFYDLNARFYMPDAVVFGQHDPLSEKTLQPYAYSYNNPVRYGDPTGLSGNDFVQRKDGSIYWDKNATSQATTKAGETYLGKDLTFTFNSYIDPKLWDGPLGGFATGDKLTSTITVSSNTDADNNLLSIDIKSSEPIVHKTGGLIPNNDYFPGQQNVGLNIKGMKNGSATYEQHARVNGFDKLGIEAMGYSAPNVAQKLSIGLSGNNLSVTAATDVYPSAKLTVNSSQLFKYNQPSFKATFGKEFVGYRESRSYGNDAPIPVYRSLTPSPSFYTRYKK